Proteins found in one Plasmodium gaboni strain SY75 chromosome 13, whole genome shotgun sequence genomic segment:
- a CDS encoding secretory complex protein 61 alpha produces MGCSSSTERLTSTKNINIVTSPSQQQKKNAQDTKVKIVLLGDSGVGKSSIALYLCHGRFSEKHQVTIGAAFLHHNIELKNGTTMKLHIWDTGGQERFRSMAPLYYRDAYGAVVVYDSNNVESFDSLKYWINEIKSNGPRNCCIMVVANKKDLPQKLNSEMVMKFCEQENVSFIECSAKTGENINTLFEKIASRIYSRFKEVLYYNNP; encoded by the exons atgggATGTTCATCAAGCACCGAAAGGTTAACATctacaaaaaatattaatattgttaCATCTCCTTCacaacaacaaaaaaaaaatgctCAAGATACTAAAGTCAAAATAGTTTTATTAGGTGACAGTGGTGTTGGAAAATCAAGTATTGCTTTGTATTTATGTCATGGTCGCTTTTCTGAAAAACATCAAGTTACTATAGGTGCAGCATTTTTACATCATAATattgaattaaaaaatg GTACAACAATGAAATTACATATTTGGGATACTGGAGGACAGGAAAGATTTCGTTCCATGGCTCCTTTATATTATCGTGATGCATATGGAGCAGTTGTCGTTTATGACTCAaa TAATGTCGAATCGTTCGATTCTTTGAAATACTGGATAAACGAAATAAAATCAAATGGCCCAAGAAATTGTTGTATTATGGTAGTTGCAAATAAAAAGGACTTACCCCAAAAACTCAATTCAGAG ATGGTCATGAAATTTTGTGAACAAGAAAATGTATCATTTATAGAATGCTCAGCTAAG ACAGGAGAGAATATTAATActttatttgaaaaaatag CTAGTCGTATTTATTCCCGATTTAAAGAGgtgttatattataacaatCCTTGA
- a CDS encoding putative RNA-binding protein, whose amino-acid sequence MAFSPLCGVNCTSRPSTSTINTFLTKAQHDVTLTDTDTRIFIKNIKTGVTMEQFRNSLQEFGAMQVYFYEPGDDNDGWAWVGFENKEAALKVIEESEKMQEEMNEENLNEMQNEDNEEQGSNSFYAEDEEKKDEEEEEEEEEDY is encoded by the coding sequence atgGCTTTTTCACCACTTTGCGGAGTTAATTGTACCTCAAGACCATCAACATCCACCATAAATACTTTCCTTACTAAAGCTCAACATGATGTAACTTTAACAGATACAGATACCAGAATcttcataaaaaatataaaaactGGTGTTACCATGGAACAATTCAGAAACTCTCTTCAAGAATTCGGTGCTATGCAagtttatttttatgaacCAGGAGATGATAATGATGGATGGGCCTGGGTTGGatttgaaaataaagaagCAGCACTTAAAGTTATCGAAGAATCAGAAAAAATGCAAGAAGAAATGAATGAAGAAAACTTAAATGAAATGcaaaatgaagataatgAAGAACAAGGATCAAATAGTTTTTATGCTGAAGATGAAGAGAAAAAAGATGAAGAggaagaagaagaagaagaagagGATTATTAA
- a CDS encoding hypothetical protein (conserved Plasmodium protein, unknown function), translated as MSEEKLQEIFWSVEELIYLHYQNEDIYEIKKKEILESLSILYNNNNKDDFKNANELLISEVEEENKLKNIFFEKMIEEFIDLFNVIKLIKNGNHKKCIMHPFIQNIFNYIKDIFNNKCIDNIEDIKKEIYNYIFIEKKKYQEMKYDSSSSNNNNNNNNKNNIFLHTCYIFLYEIKILLCCYIFLNIFVQYNWTGPPLNYDIKDIDNNDEEDIYFKEFIHAIHIKNNRKILNSCLIFLTLEGEEIYEYCELINAFSLSVIFLGLVNNYNNKTDNNIFSFCEYDHFKRYEHNEDMNKSMNTHDDNENINHTNGVIYTYDVDNMKKVDEKENNNINNNNNNMNHMKKKNFYNCNKLYDHLKLLYFVRSKYLWRARIFFIWQRLFTSSNDYYYCLKINIIDKPIQIFKNIKILPPDFELIEQDVNINEIYDILYSVKENLKDVKYCNLFYNNHMSKQFKIYVLSNFSIYLAFYNYTSAYQKILDLLTQISHFQYFFTGRMGIKRMYQKIPATILVLKTKLDDQEDNTSTILKEIEPLSEYDILKSDYRIIDNDEHNVNISNNNQHLNIKINDNNNNDKGTNIFNEHNESLKREDINLLSNNNNNLNNDQYEQLSHEKNPQGDLKDTHTCNNELEDKQILNGCYTNNINNHKINQNNDNSNNNFELCDHDSSNEIIQEKKYIYEFKDEKMINIGEDYVIKNKKNDNKTNDNIDNILEDHSKDENKESLKNYIDVEKNKSKITWKLKDFDPDTDILEEPHFVDSQNNIFKVLSFQEQICLINYCFSMIRFNPHYDEIKFEKLNAVISRCLKCYDVNPKNPHLIKDKNDNQNNNSTKNILCSNNTKNILCSNNTKNILCSSSTNISSNMNNNFSNYCSSYGDQKYVSLQLKYQNWLLHSCMLWFKCKGETFRFKTVDRAAAQLNELHKECYDIIPESVERLKFIYDVYYPTTWEMKKEIGSVMIKIGSVVTAFNIFKDLKLWEEAISCLIQADRKEEARELLDDLLKKKKSPCLLCLYGLIEKQRALNYYIEAWEVSNFKYAKAARLIGKYYYEKEMYEKCSEYLEKALELSPLFPEIWFILGCSYMKIENFDESIKAFTRMISMTNDNSCKSYGNLAYLYMKKGTYKAAKICINQAVKVNNNEWKYWDTYLKLSILQNDIDSFCLALRMICQVNQVKQIQPWVFDYISDVIVKDKPTLIQNKNGLAYLDKIITTMEHLSQYITELDTFWNAYSFFLFIKGKFLDSFEAKIKEIRSIESIIQKCNNEKLVDALISKIVVATKFLYHLINSHDVGEKKGTCLYQLKSLVESTLNHYKNLSSENLQELSQIKNILN; from the exons atgtcAGAGGAAAAGTTACAAGAAATATTTTGGTCTGTAGAAGAGctaatttatttacattatcaaaatgaagatatatatgaaattaagaaaaaagaaattttaGAATCGTTgtcaatattatataataataacaataaagatgattttaaaaatgctaatgaattattaattaGTGAGGtagaagaagaaaataaattgaAGAATATCTTTTTTGAAAAGATGATAGAAGAATTTATTGATTTATTTAACGTTATAAAACTAATTAAAAATGGGaatcataaaaaatgtattatgCATCCATTTATTCAGaacatttttaattatataaaagatatttttaataataaatgtattgACAATATAgaagatattaaaaaagagatttataattatatatttattgaaaaaaagaaatatcaagaaatgaaatatgatagtagtagtagtaataataataataataataataataaaaataatatttttttacacacttgttatattttcttatatgaaataaaaatattattatgttgttatattttcttaaatatatttgttcaATATAACTGGACAGGTCCACCATTAAATTATGATATTAAAgatatagataataatgatgaggaagatatttattttaaagaattCATACATGctatacatataaaaaataatagaaaaattttaaattcctgtttaatttttttaacattAGAAGGAgaagaaatatatgaatattgCGAATTAATAAATGCATTCTCATTATctgttatatttttaggattagtaaataattataataacaaaacagataataatatattttctttttgtgAATATGATCATTTTAAAAGGTATGAACATAATGAAGACATGAATAAATCGATGAACACTCatgatgataatgaaaatataaatcatacAAATGGtgttatttatacatatgatgttgataatatgaaaaaagtagatgaaaaagaaaataacaacatcaataataataataataatatgaatcatatgaaaaaaaaaaatttttataattgcaacaaattatatgatCATTTAAAATTACTTTATTTTGTAAGAAGCAAATATTTATGGAGAGCaagaatttttttcatatggCAAAGATTATTTACTTCAAGtaatgattattattattgtttaaaaattaatattattgataaACCTATACAgatatttaaaaatataaaaattttacCACCTGATTTTGAATTAATTGAACAAgatgtaaatataaatgaaatttatgatattttatatagtgtaaaagaaaatttaaaagatgttaaatattgtaatttattttataataatcatatgtcaaaacaatttaaaatatatgtattatcAAATTTTTCGATTTATTTAgctttttataattatacaaGTGcttatcaaaaaatattagaTTTATTAACACAAATAAGTCATTTTCAATATTTCTTTACAGGTAGAATGGGGATAAAAAGAATGTATCAAAAAATACCAGCTACTATACTAGTATTAAAGACAAAGTTAGATGATCAGGAGGATAATACCTCTACcatattaaaagaaattgAGCCTTTAAGTGAgtatgatatattaaagaGTGATTATCGCATTATTGATAACGATGAGCATAACGTTAATATATCCAATAATAATCaacatttaaatataaaaataaatgataataataataatgataaagGTACAAACATATTTAATGAACATAATGAGTCTTTAAAAAGAGAAGATATAAATCtattatcaaataataataataatttgaataatGATCAATATGAACAATTATCTCATGAAAAAAATCCACAAGGAGACTTAAAAGACACACATACATGTAATAATGAATTAGAAGataaacaaatattaaatgGATGTTAtactaataatataaataatcataaaataaatcaaaataacgacaatagtaataataattttgagTTATGTGATCATGATTCATCAAACGAAATTATtcaagaaaaaaaatatatttatgaatttaaagatgaaaaaatgATTAATATTGGTGAAGattatgttataaaaaataagaaaaacgataataaaacaaatgataatatagACAATATATTGGAAGATCACAGtaaagatgaaaataaagaaagtcttaaaaattatattgatgtagaaaaaaataaatcaaaaataACCTGGAAATTAAAAGATTTTGATCCGGATACAGATATATTAGAAGAACCACATTTTGTTGATTctcaaaataatatttttaaagtTTTATCTTTTCAAGAACAAATATGTTTGATCAATTATTGTTTTTCAATGATCAGATTTAATCCTCACTatgatgaaataaaatttgAGAAATTAAATGCGGTCATATCTAGATGTCTCAAGTGTTATGATGTCAATCCAAAGAATCCCCATTTgataaaagataaaaatgataatcaaaataataatagtacaaaaaatatattatgtagtaataatacaaaaaatatattatgtagtaataatacaaaaaatatattatgtagTAGTAGTACAAATATTTCTAgtaatatgaataataatttttctaattATTGTTCTTCCTATGGAGATCAAAAATATGTATCTCTACAATTAAAATACCAGAATTGGCTATTACATTCTTGCATGTTATGGTTCAAATGTAAAGGAGAAACATTTCGATTTAAGACTGTTGACAGAGCTGCAGCTCAATTAAATGAACTACATAAAGAATGTTATGATATAATACCTGAATCTGTGGAAAGActtaaatttatatatgatgtATATTATCCTACAACGTGGGAAATGAAAAAGGAAATAGGTTCTgtaatgataaaaatagGATCAGTTGTAACAgcatttaatatttttaaagatTTAAAATTATGGGAAGAAGCCATTTCTTGTTTAATTCAAGCAGATAGAAAAGAAGAAGCAAGAGAATTATTAGatgatttattaaaaaagaaaaaaagtCCATGCTTGTTATGTTTATATGGATTAATAGAGAAACAAAGAGCTCTAAACTATTATATTGAAGCATGGGAAGTTTcaaattttaaatatgcAAAGGCAGCTAGATTAATTGggaaatattattatgaaaaagaaatgtATGAAAAATGTAGTGAATATTTAGAAAAAGCTTTAGAATTATCTCCGCTATTTCCAGAAATTTGGTTTATATTAGGTTGTTCATATATGAAAATCGAAAATTTCGATGAATCTATAAAAGCATTTACACGCATGATTAGTATGACTAATGATAATTCATGCAAATCATATGGTAATTTAGCTTActtatatatgaaaaaggGAACATATAAAGCAGctaaaatatgtattaatcAAGCTGTTAAAGtgaataataatgaatGGAAATATTGGGACActtatttaaaattatctATTTTACAAAATGATATAGATAGTTTTTGTTTAGCTTTAAGAATGATATGTCAAGTTAATCAAGTTAAACAAATACAACCATGGGTATTTGATTATATATCTGATGTAATAGTAAAAGATAAACCTACTTtaattcaaaataaaaatggaCTAGCTTATCTAgataaaattattacaaCTATGGAACATTTGTCTCAATATATAACAGAATTGGATACATTCTGGAATGCCTATtccttttttctttttataaagGGAAAATTTTTAGATTCATTTGAGGCAAAAATTAAGGAAATACGATCAATAGAG AgtataatacaaaaatgCAATAACGAAAAGTTAGTTGATGCGTTGATTTCGAAGATAGTGGTTGCCACAAAATTTCTTTATCACTTGATAAACTCACATGACGTTGGCGAAAAAAAAGG aaCGTGTTTGTACCAACTAAAGAGCCTTGTCGAATCAACCTTAAATCATTACAAAAACCTTAGTAGTGAGAACTTACAAGAGTTATCACAAATAAAGaacattttaaattaa
- a CDS encoding putative mitochondrial ribosomal protein S15 precursor: MNIINKIYKAQNKIFHWDKNGYDFFFLRMSKRYESRVKAHRYTGITAVKTHAQKTEWYLKAERDFLAERNKIPNGYIGLWQYDDIKHLNRNIINMLHLNCGNNKQIHKFKKLNIRRLLQRRPFDVGSAPVQIGCLTEKILNLRAHIIQRCKDHPKKRTMSILLARRQKLMKYLYKTDFELYKHTCNILKIKCILFAIPDSRDRSKAINAAAIDADRCKFLIRQKLWKGKYRPRPIKNSKGQTVRYTRHQIEQPPSNYGLPKEYKPQLSTSWPYGVKENYQNGNYIISNPTAPGIGYCPVPMLF, translated from the coding sequence atgaatattattaataaaatatataaagcACAAAATAAGATATTTCACTGGGATAAGAATGgatatgattttttttttttaagaatgTCAAAAAGATACGAATCAAGAGTTAAGGCCCATAGATATACAGGAATTACAGCTGTGAAAACACATGCTCAGAAAACAGAATGGTATTTAAAAGCTGAAAGAGATTTTTTAGCTGAACGAAATAAGATACCTAATGGATATATAGGTTTATGGCaatatgatgatataaaacatttaaatcgtaatattataaatatgttacATTTAAACTGtggtaataataaacagatacataaatttaaaaaattaaatattagAAGATTATTACAAAGAAGACCTTTCGATGTAGGTAGTGCACCTGTTCAAATAGGTTGTTTGACAGAGAAAATTTTGAATTTAAGAGCACATATAATTCAACGTTGTAAAGATCAtccaaaaaaaagaacaatGTCTATTTTATTAGCTAGACGACAAAAActtatgaaatatttatataaaacagattttgaattatataaacatacatgtaatatattaaaaattaaatgtatCTTATTTGCTATACCCGATTCAAGAGATCGATCAAAAGCAATTAATGCAGCAGCTATTGATGCTGATAGatgtaaatttttaattagACAAAAATTATGGAAAGGCAAATATAGACCCAGACCAATTAAAAATTCAAAAGGACAAACAGTTAGATATACTAGACATCAAATTGAACAACCTCCCTCAAATTATGGATTACCTAAAGAATATAAACCACAATTATCAACATCATGGCCATATGGagtaaaagaaaattatcaaaatggtaattatataatatctaATCCGACAGCTCCTGGTATTGGTTATTGCCCAGTTCCTATGttattttaa
- a CDS encoding putative protein ISD11 yields the protein MNGNHIKQLKKLYRHILNEASKFENINYNVYFTNKAKEKFREFYSDNNFDSDKLKTFQNECTDYLNMLKRQTIIHNLYHVDKPLVNK from the exons atgaatgGGAATCACATAAAACAGTTAAAGAAGTTATATCGTCATATATTGAATGAAGCTTCTaaatttgaaaatataaattacaATGTTTACTTCACAAATAAG gCTAAAGAAAAGTTCAGGGAATTTTATAGCGATAACAATTTTGACTCAGACAAATTGAAAACATTTCAAAATGAATGTACTGACTACCTTAATATGCTTAAGAGACAAACCATAattcataatttatatCATGTAGATAAACCTTTAgttaataaataa